The Pyricularia oryzae 70-15 chromosome 5, whole genome shotgun sequence genome includes a region encoding these proteins:
- a CDS encoding pfs and NB-ARC domain-containing protein, variant translates to MASPGAGIAHTGSKYRDPPRNSDVQVAIFCALAVEADAIVALLDHCWDVNDYRITEDPMSYTIGLMGERLVVVVHIPGPGKIEAASAATHCRRSFPSIVLAIVSGVCGGVPCAAGREIILGDVLISEKVVQHDFGSRTSKNFMRKESLGRVDTATGSLLAKLKTQRAGEGFRRKVDAIIRKKSLAIPYPGVQHDVLFEASYEHGDNKNLTCNERGCNGPLVRRKRLQHGSVEFLIHIGTIASGDTVLRSGKHRDDMAEKDGIIGFEMEGAGIWSEFRSIVIIKGVSDYADSHKTKTWQQYAASRSAAATKAFLHSYPNPTASLEPRLPLMPSAVSTPQPVSQHNSGSAIATTPGAGNILELDERIIIAFGAGITGMNFLVAVSLSLKSKKSRKGDIATVTVIAVDWGAIG, encoded by the exons ATGGCCTCTCCAGGTGCCGGCATCGCCCACACGGGTTCGAAATACAGAGACCCACCGCGGAACAGTGATGTCCAGGTTGCCATCTTCTGTGCCCTTGCAGTAGAAGCCGATGCCATTGTTGCTCTGTTAGACCACTGCTGGGACGTAAACGATTACCGGATCACCGAAGATCCGATGTCCTATACCATAGGCCTCATGGGCGAGCGCCTTGTCGTGGTTGTGCACATACCGGGCCCAGGAAAAATCGAGGCGGCAAGTGCAGCAACACACTGCCGAAGAAGCTTCCCGAGTATAGTGCTGGCCATAGTATCTGGGGTGTGCGGCGGTGTCCCCTGTGCGGCAGGTAGAGAAATCATCCTCGGCGACGTTCTTATAAGTGAAAAAGTTGTACAGCACGATTTTGGATCGCGGACCTCCAAGAACTTTATGCGGAAGGAATCCCTTGGAAGAGTTGATACAGCCACCGGTAGTCTACTAGCCAAGCTAAAAACCCAACGCGCTGGGGAAGGATTTCGACGCAAGGTGGATGCAATTATACGCAAAAAAAGTCTGGCAATCCCGTACCCCGGTGTTCAGCATGACGTGTTGTTCGAAGCATCCTACGAACATGGTGATAACAAAAACTTGACATGCAATGAACGCGGATGCAATGGGCCTCTGGTGCGACGAAAGCGCCTGCAGCATGGTAGCGTTGAGTTCCTGATACACATAGGCACAATCGCTTCAGGTGACACGGTGCTAAGGTCTGGCAAACATCGAGATGATATGGCTGAGAAGGATGGCATAATAGGGTTCGAGATGGAAGGCGCAGGAATATGGTCCGAATTCCGGAGTATAGTAATAATCAAGGGCGTTTCCGATTACGCTGATAGCCACAAGACAAAGACGTGGCAGCAGTACGCGGCTTCTAGATCGGCAGCGGCTACGAAAGCGTTCCTGCACTCTTACCCGAACCCCACAGCCTCTTTGG AGCCACGACTGCCCCTCATGCCGAGTGCTGTGTCTACGCCACAGCCTGTCTCGCAACACAACTCTGGTTCCGCAA TTGCAACAACACCTGGTGCGGGCAATATACTCGAGCTGGACGAAAGAATAATTATTGCATTCGGTGCGGGTATTACGGGCATGAACTTTTTAGTTGCCGTGTCCCTCAGTTTAAAGTCAAAGAAGAGCAGAAAAGGAGACATCGCGACGGTGACTGTTATCGCTGTGGATTGGGGGGCCATTGGGTAG
- a CDS encoding pfs and NB-ARC domain-containing protein has product MASPGAGIAHTGSKYRDPPRNSDVQVAIFCALAVEADAIVALLDHCWDVNDYRITEDPMSYTIGLMGERLVVVVHIPGPGKIEAASAATHCRRSFPSIVLAIVSGVCGGVPCAAGREIILGDVLISEKVVQHDFGSRTSKNFMRKESLGRVDTATGSLLAKLKTQRAGEGFRRKVDAIIRKKSLAIPYPGVQHDVLFEASYEHGDNKNLTCNERGCNGPLVRRKRLQHGSVEFLIHIGTIASGDTVLRSGKHRDDMAEKDGIIGFEMEGAGIWSEFRSIVIIKGVSDYADSHKTKTWQQYAASRSAAATKAFLHSYPNPTASLEPRLPLMPSAVSTPQPVSQHNSGSASKDSKKTCTRSCNNTWCGQYTRAGRKNNYCIRCGYYGHELFSCRVPQFKVKEEQKRRHRDGDCYRCGLGGHWVDKCPYDD; this is encoded by the exons ATGGCCTCTCCAGGTGCCGGCATCGCCCACACGGGTTCGAAATACAGAGACCCACCGCGGAACAGTGATGTCCAGGTTGCCATCTTCTGTGCCCTTGCAGTAGAAGCCGATGCCATTGTTGCTCTGTTAGACCACTGCTGGGACGTAAACGATTACCGGATCACCGAAGATCCGATGTCCTATACCATAGGCCTCATGGGCGAGCGCCTTGTCGTGGTTGTGCACATACCGGGCCCAGGAAAAATCGAGGCGGCAAGTGCAGCAACACACTGCCGAAGAAGCTTCCCGAGTATAGTGCTGGCCATAGTATCTGGGGTGTGCGGCGGTGTCCCCTGTGCGGCAGGTAGAGAAATCATCCTCGGCGACGTTCTTATAAGTGAAAAAGTTGTACAGCACGATTTTGGATCGCGGACCTCCAAGAACTTTATGCGGAAGGAATCCCTTGGAAGAGTTGATACAGCCACCGGTAGTCTACTAGCCAAGCTAAAAACCCAACGCGCTGGGGAAGGATTTCGACGCAAGGTGGATGCAATTATACGCAAAAAAAGTCTGGCAATCCCGTACCCCGGTGTTCAGCATGACGTGTTGTTCGAAGCATCCTACGAACATGGTGATAACAAAAACTTGACATGCAATGAACGCGGATGCAATGGGCCTCTGGTGCGACGAAAGCGCCTGCAGCATGGTAGCGTTGAGTTCCTGATACACATAGGCACAATCGCTTCAGGTGACACGGTGCTAAGGTCTGGCAAACATCGAGATGATATGGCTGAGAAGGATGGCATAATAGGGTTCGAGATGGAAGGCGCAGGAATATGGTCCGAATTCCGGAGTATAGTAATAATCAAGGGCGTTTCCGATTACGCTGATAGCCACAAGACAAAGACGTGGCAGCAGTACGCGGCTTCTAGATCGGCAGCGGCTACGAAAGCGTTCCTGCACTCTTACCCGAACCCCACAGCCTCTTTGG AGCCACGACTGCCCCTCATGCCGAGTGCTGTGTCTACGCCACAGCCTGTCTCGCAACACAACTCTGGTTCCGCAA GTAAAGATTCCAAGAAAACTTGCACTAGAAGTTGCAACAACACCTGGTGCGGGCAATATACTCGAGCTGGACGAAAGAATAATTATTGCATTCGGTGCGGGTATTACGGGCATGAACTTTTTAGTTGCCGTGTCCCTCAGTTTAAAGTCAAAGAAGAGCAGAAAAGGAGACATCGCGACGGTGACTGTTATCGCTGTGGATTGGGGGGCCATTGGGTAGATAAATGTCCGTACGATGACTAG
- a CDS encoding N-acetylglucosaminyl transferase component Gpi1, with protein sequence MAGKDGCMRVFWPIDLAQSSLPGVIVGWRNSELDVFVVAILDDVQPRDVDFALKSGTLLRSTPHPISRIYGLCEQPSMQVLGLANMPDAPQLEPAWIMVTTGPKLAVQIDCAKAYSFQIVTFRRPLPGRMQFVSADPISLALDDKPESLGILAGEIEADDERRERLEKEKKKLLVKKLRDHSVIKRRLSPKEKALPRIVNQINCAWELEQLLQKNASRIGPRNRLKRSLSVSERMVESATTARDTVAGWLWDLVRGYVLPVIKKMFIATIIFYRFAAEFMLRLLEWRPRPRYGALKDVSATAQQVEIRLQQFCYWPMQYLTLRRRKNDWESVTGSHLDYIRFYNSLWLVANDVIIGIALGSYIIENAEWVAEEISSLLGTYTVDALQTSISWLMGWPAGLKLNSELAAFLGDLFLWVIAYWAGCLEALRPGLPYIIWFVGYSSFAGASLPIALFSDLLSLLSVHINSFYLASARIYNWQLTILISLSYLFRGKKHNVLRNRIDSCDYGLDQLLVGTILFTVLSFLLPTVVVFYLNFAIWRMVIISIKAVSDMLLSCLNHFPLFAIMLRLKDSRRLPGGIYFTLRCGPTATETVPGKTSSIELHSIPLSYGAIFHQYFQMGDRLRKHYLSLEVLICLLTGKFVPPMNRKILYSLQYSMLPAKRPGIMETWEALGAESSSETTWTETRRQPWLNQTGSAGKLPRRARGGR encoded by the exons ATGGCTGGCAAGGATGGCTGCATGCGCGTCTTCTGGCCGATCGACCTGGCGCAGTCATCTCTGCCTGGAGTTATCGTTGGCTGGCGTAACTCCGAGCTCGATGTTTTCGTGGTAGCGATCCTAGATGATGTTCAG CCTCGGGATGTCGACTTTGCTCTCAAGTCTGGGACGCTACTCAGGAGCACACCGCATCCCATCAGCCGCATATACGGGTTGTGTGAGCAGCCATCAATGCAAGTCTTGGGGCTGGCGAATATGCCAGACGCTCCACAGCTGGAACCAGCCTGGATCATGGTGACCACAGGCCCAAAATTGGCTGTGCAGATAGATTGTGCCAAGGCCTACAGCTTTCAAATCGTCACATTCCGGCGACCTTTGCCCGGTCGAATGCAGTTCGTCTCAGCGGATCCTATCTCATTAGCCCTGGACGACAAGCCCGAAAGCCTGGGCATTTTAGCTGGAGAAATCGAGGCGGATGACGAGAGACGAGAAAGAttggaaaaagagaagaagaaactgCTCGTAAAGAAACTGAGAGATCACTCGGTGATCAAGAGGAGGCTGTCGCCAAAGGAGAAGGCACTGCCTAGGATCGTCAACCAAATTAATTGCGCCTGGGAACTCGAGCAACTGCTACAGAAGAACGCCTCCCGCATCGGACCCCGCAATCGCCTGAAGCGCAGTCTTAGTGTATCTGAGCGCATGGTTGAGTCTGCGACAACGGCTCGGGATACTGTAGCTGGCTGGTTGTGGGATCTGGTGCGAGGTTATGTTCTTCCTGTGATCAAAAAGATGTTTATCGCGACGATCATTTTTTACAGGTTCGCGGCAGAATTCATGCTACGCCTGCTAGAATGGAGGCCGCGCCCGCGGTACGGAGCGCTGAAGGATGTGTCCGCCACGGCACAGCAAGTCGAGATCCGGTTACAGCAGTTCTGCTATTGGCCGATGCAGTACCTAACTCTACGGCGGCGGAAGAACGACTGGGAGAGTGTGACGGGGAGCCACCTCGACTATATTCGGTTTTATAACAGCCTGTGGCTCGTGGCCAACGACGTTATCATCGGCATCGCCTTGGGTTCATACATCATTGAGAATGCCGAGTGGGTTGCGGAAGAGATCAGCAGCTTGCTGGGGACCTATACGGTGGACGCGCTGCAGACTAGCATATCCTGGCTGATGGGCTGGCCTGCTGGGTTGAAACTCAACAGCGAGCTCGCGGCGTTCTTGGGCGACCTTTTCCTGTGGGTCATTGCCTATTGGGCAG GTTGCTTGGAGGCGCTGCGGCCGGGATTGCCCTATATCATCTGGTTTGTCGGGTACTCAAGTTTTGCAGGAGCCAGTTTACCGATCGCCTTGTTCTCCGACCTGCTCTCCCTCTTATCGGTACACATCAACTCGTTCTATCTGGCCTCTGCTCGAATCTACAACTGGCAGCTCACGATCCTCATTTCGCTCTCTTACCTTTTCCGCGGCAAGAAGCACAATGTACTGCGGAATCGTATCGACTCTTGCGATTACGGTCTTGACCAACTGCTTGTTGGAACTATCTTGTTCACCGTGCTGTCCTTCCTTCTGCCCACGGTGGTGGTCTTTTATCTGAATTTTGCTATTTGGCGGATGGTCATCATATCCATCAAGGCCGTTTCCGATATGTTGCTTTCATGCTTGAATCACTTTCCGTTGTTCGCCATCATGCTGCGGTTGAAAGATTCAAGGAGACTGCCAG GCGGTATTTATTTCACACTGCGATGCGGCCCAACCGCAACCGAAACTGTTCCTGGGAAAACGTCCAGCATAGAGCTTCAC TCCATACCTCTCTCCTATGGAGCGATATTCCACCAGTATTTCCAGATGGGCGATCGGCTCCGCAAGCACTACCTTTCCCTGGAGGTGCTCATCTGCCTGTTGACGGGCAAGTTTGTACCGCCCATGAACCGCAAGATCCTTTACAGCCTGCAGTACAGTATGCTGCCGGCAAAGAGGCCGGGTATAATGGAGACGTGGGAGGCTCTCGGCGCCGAGTCGAGCTCGGAAACAACTTGGACAGAAACACGCCGACAGCCGTGGCTTAATCAAACTGGTTCGGCGGGGAAGCTGCCGAGGAGGGCTCGCGGTGGCAGGTAA
- a CDS encoding histone acetyltransferase has product MPPLKRKRPHTDAGAGPPPQETEVPGSVATQQQTRRVTRHTDAAAASAPPIVPPPPSPPAIAQSPQAERGRPPRQVQQAEQQLSSEPVVAVKNNSSAAVRRPGRGPSPPNDTENIPNSEVASVQTDATKTTRTARHPKVGSVGAAHYKIANGQSDALARSPPASVIPPAPRASSHNNTASRLTSSTQGQQSAKSGQSATTMAASTPVPATAATTMPKQPPPSPVAFQSQQRLRPGAVPTPEKRGFRTDRNIDKVVLGNACFSTWYPSYHGKEILGDASGTAARVISAATDATTEVGAGSGKGKNSAGKDGKGGKGKGQQARREPMIDRLYVCPYCFKYSKVLLQWWKHTEFCSRRNEIPGRKIYVHPKGSRTIPVPAPSKPGRKRKSDGADKAAAQTIQDEGEWSIWEVDGEDEVLFCQNLSLFGKLFLDNKSVFFDVAAFNYYLLVYTPPSGDVTGANQEKSGISVSTFTYSHTTTANNTTTTTTPRIVGFFSKEKMSWDNNTLACILIFPPWQRKGLGALLMGVSYEIARREGLLGGPEKPISDLGRKGYRRYWAGEIARWLLTVGHDKASQDGQGADHDDQAEVVVDIDECSRAIWVAVEDVLHTLREMDVAEDAGMGPPRARLSHAMNDENEGEDSSGQQHASENNQDVLNGEEHNKHPVKQVRRVRISKARVRQWVAANRIDLTRPCDPEGFIGDEGGTSVKPTAEHDDDMSASA; this is encoded by the exons ATGCCGCCACTGAAGAGAAAGCGCCCGCACACGGACGCCGGAGCAGGCCCACCTCCCCAAGAAACAGAAGTACCGGGTTCCGTTGCAACCCAGCAACAAACGCGGCGCGTCACGCGTCATAcggatgccgccgccgcctccgccccgCCGATCGTTCCACCACCTCCTTCTCCGCCAGCCATTGCCCAATCTCCGCAAGCGGAAAGAGGCCGGCCACCACGACAGGTCCAGCAGGCGGAACAGCAATTGTCCAGCGAGCCCGTCGTTGCCGTGAAAAACAACAGCAGCGCTGCCGTCCGGCGGCCGGGACGCGGCCCGTCCCCACCCAACGACACCGAGAACATCCCCAACTCGGAAGTTGCATCCGTCCAGACCGACGCaacgaagacgacgaggaccgCGAGACACCCTAAAGTCGGCAGTGTCGGTGCTGCGCACTACAAGATAGCCAACGGCCAAAGTGACGCGCTAGCCAGGTCCCCGCCGGCTTCGGTCATACCGCCCGCACCTCGGGCATCCTCTCACAACAATACAGCATCCAGGCTGACATCATCGACACAAGGCCAGCAATCTGCTAAATCAGGTCAAAGCGCAACCACCATGGCCGCATCGACTCCAGTACCCGCGACAGCGGCGACGACAATGCCCAAGCAGCCACCGCCGTCCCCAGTAGCATTCCAATCACAACAGAGACTCCGACCCGGCGCTGTACCCACACCCGAGAAGCGCGGCTTCCGGACGGATCGCAACATCGACAAGGTCGTCCTTGGCAACGCCTGCTTTTCCACCTGGTACCCTTCGTACCATGGCAAGGAGATACTCGGCGATGCGTCCGGGACTGCAGCCAGGGTGATATCAGCCGCGACTGACGCGACGACCGAAGTAGGCGCCGGCAGCGGGAAGGGCAAGAATTCCGCCGGCAAGGATGGAAAGGGGGGCAAGGGGAAGGGTCAGCAAGCGCGGCGCGAGCCGATGATCGACCGCCTATATGTCTGTCCATACTGCTTCAAGTACTCCAAGGTGCTTCTGCAGTGGTGGAAGCATACCGAGTTCTGCAGCAGACGGAACGAGATTCCAGGGCGCAAGATTTACGTACACCCCAAAGGGTCGAGGACGATTCCAGTACCAGCACCATCAAAACCTGGGCGGAAAAGGAAATCGGACGGCGCCGACAAGGCGGCTGCGCAGACGATACAAGACGAGGGCGAGTGGAGCATCTGGGAAGTAGACGGAGAGGACGAAGTT CTTTTTTGTCAAAATCTATCTCTTTTTGGCAAACTCTTTCTCGACAACAAATCCGTCTTCTTCGATGTAGCAGCGTTCAACTACTACTTGCTAGTCTATACACCACCGAGCGGTGATGTCACAGGAGCGAACCAAGAAAAGTCCGGCATCTCCGTCTCGACATTTACTTACTCGCATACCACTACTGCGAATAATACTACCACCACAACCACACCACGGATTGTCGGGTTCTTTTCTAAGGAAAAGATGTCATGGGACAATAACACGTTGGCATGCATCCTGATATTCCCGCCGTGGCAGCGCAAGGGCCTCGGCGCCCTACTGATGGGCGTATCGTACGAGATAGCCCGCCGCGAGGGTCTTCTAGGCGGGCCCGAGAAACCAATTTCGGATCTCGGCCGCAAGGGCTACAGACGATACTGGGCCGGCGAGATTGCCCGGTGGCTGCTGACGGTGGGGCATGACAAAGCTAGCCAGGACGGTCAGGGTGCCGACCACGACGACCAAGCAGAAGTGGTCGTGGACATCGATGAGTGCAGCAGGGCCATCTGGGTTGCCGTAGAGGACGTCTTGCATACGCTCAGGGAGATGGATGTCGCCGAGGACGCGGGCATGGGCCCTCCGCGGGCTAGATTAAGTCATGCCATGAACGACGAAAATGAGGGCGAGGATTCGTCGGGCCAGCAACATGCAAGCGAGAATAACCAGGACGTGCTCAATGGGGAGGAACACAACAAGCACCCCGTGAAACAGGTGCGCAGAGTGAGGATATCAAAGGCTCGAGTACGGCAATGGGTCGCCGCAAACCGGATCGATCTGACGAGGCCATGCGATCCAGAAGGGTTCATAGGGGACGAGGGAGGCACGTCGGTCAAGCCGACGGCAGAGCATGATGACGACATGTCAGCATCGGCTTAA
- a CDS encoding exosome complex exonuclease Rrp gives MEEPLDFKALQDKIQAALVATTRKVNLIATQDIAFRRSVDPEAGELLDEQREKLLSLASSLVNTAASLGGGKSSKPKRALELEDAEEVDDNWQAIVDSLDIALEKADTCIDEYTGLVKRKDAPTADMGPTAKKSKPGILDRSLRYANIIKPQKAFEVPPKNHDKGPWKPLLTKKPHAIVPLDKSLATFDNEDAETQYKHPYETEILQSRHPESVYQKRDPIPYTPIAKSSPTYVDTYEGVLEMLEDLKQAKEIAVDLEHHDFRTYHGLLSLMQISTREKDWIVDTLKPWRQQLEILNEVFADPSIVKVFHGAFMDIVWLQRDLGLYVVGLFDTFHAAEALMYPSKSLAYLLKKFVDFEADKRYQTADWRIRPLPEEMLYYARSDTHYLLYVYDMMRNELLRQSVSGDPHRDLLERTLQRSKDTALQRYEAYTIDGETGRGSRGWFNLIHRLPNTFSREQFSVYRALHKWRDDVARREDESPMFLMSNQLLVDIARAMPETANDLRRLFTNVGPPVRNAVDELVDLIQDSRQKGATGPSLLEVIKADSANAAFSNMTLTDAYRSAKTTNAGQGDDDIPDAVEVAGSRSQLWGNLPMSTLWEKVSNKVASSAREDEDHIAVPWSSFVANAQVTEDDGTGALGQADVDEMDLDEDGGAPLKLEVETAPEAKDEQFTLRSGRSEGTGRTQQDNDSSDSSSDEDSEEKERLKAEKQQRKQERRALKQKLKEEKAAKKAEEKAARKAEKKALKAAAKAEEVEEDDGEESDDEQPFDYSKAQSVMRSKRDHGADKKGSGGAKVFDPYTSKTTAQGPKPARRMNFEKPGKTATFKK, from the exons ATGGAGGAACCGCTCGACTTCAAAGCTCTGCAGGACAAGATCCAAGCAGCGCTCGTCGCAACCACCCGCAAGGTCAACTTGATCGCGACCCAGGACATTGCCTTCCGCCGTAGTGTCGATCCGGAGGCCGGAGAGCTGTTGGATGAGCAGCGTGAGAAGCTCCTAAGCTTGGCATCATCACTGGTCAACACTGCCGCGAGCTTGGGAGGCGGCAAGAGCTCCAAGCCCAAGAGAGCTTTGGAGCTGGAAGACGCCGAAGAAGTTGATGACAACTGGCAGGCCATTGTCGACTCGCTGGATATCGCCCTCGAGAAAGCCGATACCTGCATCGACGAGTATACAGGACTTGTGAAGAGGAAGGATGCGCCGACTGCAGACATG GGCCCAACCGCCAAAAAGTCGAAACCGGGCATACTTGATCGATCCTTACGCTACGCAAACATCATCAAGCCCCAAAAGGCGTTTGAAGTTCCGCCCAAGAACCATGACAAGGGCCCTTGGAAGCCACTTTTGACCAAGAAGCCTCACGCTATCGTCCCCCTTGACAAGAGCTTGGCCACCTTCGATAACGAGGATGCAGAGACACA GTACAAACATCCGTACGAGACAGAAATACTGCAATCGAGGCACCCAGAAAGCGTATATCAGAAGCGCGACCCCATACCGTACACGCCCATCGCTAAATCCTCGCCGACCTATGTCGATACCTACGAAGGTGTACTGGAGATGCTGGAGGATCTCAAGCAGGCCAAGGAAATCGCAGTTGACCTAGAGCATCATGACTTCAGAACCTACCACGGACTCCTCTCGCTGATGCAGATCAGTACCAGAGAGAAGGACTGGATTGTTGATACTCTGAAGCCATGGAGGCAACAACTGGAGATTCTGAACGAAGTGTTTGCTGACCCGAGCATTGTTAAG GTGTTCCACGGCGCCTTCATGGATATTGTGTGGCTTCAGAGGGATTTGGGGCTTTACGTTGTCGGGCTCTTCGATACTTTCCACGCGGCTGAGGCGCTCATGTATCCTAGCAAGAGCCTTGCGTACCTCCTCAAAAAGTTTGTCGATTTCGAGGCGGACAAGCGTTATCAGACTGCCGATTGGCGAATCAG GCCATTACCCGAGGAAATGCTTTATTATGCCCGCTCGGATACGCATTACCTGCTGTATGTGTATGATATGATGAGGAACGAGCTCCTGAGGCAATCCGTCAGCGGCGATCCTCACAGGGATCTACTCGAGAGGACGCTCCAGAGGTCGAAAGACACGGCTCTCCAGCGTTACGAGGCATATACTATCGACGGAGAAACAGGTCGAGGGTCGCGCGGCTGGTTCAATCTGATTCACCGATTGCCAAACACTTTTAGCAGAGAGCAGTTTTCCGTCTACCGAGCACTGCACAAGTGGCGCGACGATGTGGCGCGACGAGAGGACGAGAGCCCCATGTTTTTGATGTCAAACCAGTTACTCGTGGACATCGCACGGGCTATGCCAGAGACGGCTAACGATCTACGCAGGCTCTTCACAAATGTGGGCCCGCCAGTGAGGAACGCCGTTGACGAGCTTGTGGATCTGATACAAGATTCTCGACAAAAGGGGGCGACTGGCCCATCTCTTTTGGAGGTCATCAAAGCCGATAGTGCCAATGCTGCATTCTCCAACATGACTTTAACGGACGCATATAGAAGTGCGAAGACGACAAACGCAGGCCAAGGCGATGATGATATACCTGATGCAGTAGAGGTTGCAGGCTCACGGTCACAGTTATGGGGCAATCTTCCAATGAGCACCTTGTGGGAGAAGGTATCTAACAAGGTAGCTTCATCGGCTAGAGAAGATGAAGACCATATTGCTGTACCCTGGAGCTCGTTTGTCGCCAATGCTCAGGTTACTGAAGATGATGGCACGGGTGCTTTAGGCCAGGCAGATGTGGATGAGATGGATCTTGATGAAGACGGAGGCGCCCCGCTCAAGCTGGAAGTCGAAACGGCCCCCGAAGCAAAAGATGAACAGTTTACGCTGCGCTCTGGACGTTCAGAAGGAACAGGGAGGACACAGCAAGACAATGATTCGTCAGACAGCTCGTCTGATGAGGACTCTGAAGAGAAAGAGCGTCTCAAGGCTGAGAAGCAACAGCGAAAGCAAGAAAGACGTGCACTGAAGCAGAAGCTCAAGGAGGAGAAGGCTGCAAAGAAAGCGGAGGAAAAGGCTGCCAGGAAAGCAGAGAAAAAAGCACTGAAGGCGGCTGCCAAAGCCGAAGAAGTCGAGGAAGATGACGGCGAGGAGAGTGACGACGAGCAGCCTTTCGACTACAGCAAGGCACAGTCAGTCATGCGTAGCAAGCGGGATCATGGAGCTGACAAGAAGGGCAGCGGTGGTGCTAAGGTCTTCGATCCATATACCAGCAAGACGACTGCGCAAGGTCCCAAGCCGGCAAGGAGAATGAATTTCGAAAAACCTggcaagactgcgacattcAAGAAGTAA
- a CDS encoding ATP synthase subunit 9, translated as MASTRVLASRLANTMAQTATKAARPAFRTQARTFTGMTLKRQSAPSMMAATISRQAFQTQRRAYSSEIAQAMVEVSKNIGMGSAAIGLTGAGIGIGLVFAALLNSVARNPALRGQLFSYAILGFAFVEAIGLFDLMVALMAKFT; from the exons ATGGCCTCCACCCGTGTCCTCGCCTCTCGTCTGGCCAACACCATGGCCCAGACTGCCACCAAGGCCGCCCGCCCTGCTTTCCGCACCCAGGCGCGCACCTTCACTG GCATGACCCTCAAGCGCCAGTCGGCTCCCTCCATGATGGCCGCCACCATCAGCCGCCAGGCTTTCCAGACCCAGCGCCGTGCCTACTCGTCTGAGATCGCTCAGGCTATGGTCGAGGTCTCCAAGAACATCGGTATGGGTTCGGCCGCTATTGGTCTGACTGGTGCCGGTATCGGTATCGGTCTGGTTTTCGCTGCCCTCCTCAACAGCGTTGCCCGCAACCCCGCCCTCCGTGGCCAGCTCTTCTCGTACGCCATTCTGGGTTTCGCCTTCGTTGAGGCCATTGGTCTTTTCGACCTGATGGTTGCCCTCATGGCCAAGTTC ACCTAA